The Mycobacterium sp. 3519A genome contains a region encoding:
- the lexA gene encoding transcriptional repressor LexA — MGDETGTSDGTESTGGRRGLDTGLTERQRTILEVIRASVTSRGYPPSIREIGDAVGLTSTSSVAHQLRTLERKGYLRRDPNRPRAVDVRGADDGVTSIVATDVAGSDALPEPTFVPVLGRIAAGGPILAEEAVEDVFPLPKELVGEGSLFLLKVVGDSMVDAAICDGDWVVVRQQNVADNGDIVAAMIDGEATVKTFKRTRGQVWLMPHNPAFDPIPGNDAAVLGKVVTVIRKI; from the coding sequence ATGGGTGACGAAACGGGCACTTCGGACGGCACGGAAAGCACAGGCGGGCGACGGGGGCTCGACACGGGCCTGACCGAACGTCAACGCACCATTCTCGAGGTCATTCGCGCATCGGTGACCAGTCGCGGCTACCCGCCGAGCATCAGGGAGATCGGCGATGCCGTCGGCCTGACGTCCACGTCCTCGGTGGCGCACCAACTGCGCACCCTGGAACGCAAGGGCTACCTGCGACGCGATCCGAATCGGCCACGGGCCGTCGACGTGCGGGGTGCCGACGACGGCGTCACCTCGATCGTCGCCACCGACGTCGCCGGATCGGACGCGCTACCGGAGCCGACCTTCGTGCCGGTGCTCGGCCGCATCGCCGCGGGCGGGCCGATCCTGGCCGAAGAGGCCGTCGAGGACGTCTTCCCGCTGCCGAAGGAACTGGTCGGCGAGGGGTCGCTGTTCCTGCTCAAGGTGGTCGGTGACTCGATGGTCGATGCGGCCATCTGCGACGGCGACTGGGTGGTCGTGCGTCAGCAGAACGTGGCCGACAACGGCGACATCGTCGCGGCGATGATCGATGGCGAGGCCACGGTCAAGACGTTCAAGCGCACCCGCGGTCAGGTGTGGCTGATGCCGCACAACCCCGCGTTCGACCCGATCCCCGGCAACGATGCGGCCGTGCTCGGCAAGGTCGTCACGGTAATCCGCAAGATCTAG
- a CDS encoding serine protease — protein sequence MRFSAAGRASLVTVLLVSLGAACAKQQAVVPSVPAATESAGVAVQAPPTAQPVPPDPRVGAVFLGASTLHTCTGGVLDSAAGDLIITAAHCLAAGTDTTFVAGLKDSAAPEDIWHVDAVYLDPRWVQNQDTMADFAIARVSRDAGGSVEAQAGGGLKVAAAPKPGTVISVSGYGMGVGGGPVGCRTPTVPDTKGFPAVDCAELVDGLSGAPWIDGSSVVGVIGGLNGGGCANESISYSPPFGDAVKQLLVRAEASGPGDPAPTAFDDQCG from the coding sequence ATGCGCTTCTCCGCGGCAGGCCGGGCCTCGCTGGTGACGGTTCTGCTGGTATCGCTGGGTGCGGCGTGTGCCAAGCAGCAGGCGGTGGTTCCGTCGGTCCCGGCCGCTACCGAATCCGCGGGCGTGGCCGTGCAGGCGCCGCCGACGGCGCAACCGGTGCCCCCGGATCCGAGGGTCGGCGCGGTGTTCCTGGGGGCCAGCACGTTGCACACCTGCACCGGCGGCGTGCTCGACTCGGCGGCCGGGGATCTGATCATCACCGCCGCGCACTGCCTGGCCGCAGGCACCGACACCACGTTCGTCGCCGGTCTGAAGGATTCCGCTGCCCCCGAGGACATCTGGCATGTCGACGCGGTCTACCTCGATCCCCGTTGGGTGCAGAACCAGGACACGATGGCCGATTTCGCGATCGCGCGGGTGAGCCGCGATGCGGGCGGGTCGGTGGAGGCGCAGGCCGGCGGCGGCCTCAAGGTGGCGGCGGCGCCCAAGCCGGGCACCGTCATCAGCGTCAGCGGATACGGGATGGGTGTCGGCGGCGGCCCGGTCGGCTGCCGGACGCCGACCGTGCCCGACACGAAAGGGTTTCCGGCGGTCGACTGCGCCGAGTTGGTCGACGGCCTCTCAGGCGCGCCGTGGATCGACGGCTCCTCGGTCGTCGGCGTGATCGGCGGGCTCAACGGCGGGGGCTGCGCCAACGAAAGCATCTCGTATTCACCGCCTTTCGGCGATGCGGTCAAACAGTTACTTGTCCGCGCCGAGGCGAGCGGGCCTGGGGATCCAGCGCCGACGGCGTTCGACGACCAATGCGGCTAG
- a CDS encoding proteasome assembly chaperone family protein, with protein MAENADRPEQHYQPEQTGMYELEFPAPQLSLPDGSGPVMIHALEGFSDAGHAIRLAAQYLKNNLDTELVASFAIDELLDYRSRRPLMTFKTDHFTAYEEPELNLYALHDSVGTPFLLLAGMEPDLRWERFITAVRLLAERLGVRRVIGLGTIPMAVPHTRPITMTAHSNDKELISEHTPWVGEVQVPGSVSNLLEFRMAQHGHEVVGFTVHVPHYLAQTDYPTAAEALLAEVARSASLQLPLAGLAQAAAEVHDKINEQVEASSEVAQVVEALERQYDAFVAAQENRSLLARDEDLPSGDELGAEFERFLAQQADKRQDDDSA; from the coding sequence ATGGCTGAGAACGCCGATCGACCAGAACAGCACTACCAGCCCGAACAGACCGGGATGTACGAGCTGGAATTCCCGGCACCGCAGTTGTCGTTGCCGGACGGCAGCGGGCCGGTGATGATCCACGCGCTCGAGGGCTTTTCCGATGCCGGACATGCGATCCGGCTGGCGGCGCAATACCTGAAGAACAACCTCGACACCGAGTTGGTCGCCTCGTTCGCCATCGACGAACTGCTCGACTACCGGTCGCGCCGGCCGCTGATGACGTTCAAGACCGACCACTTCACCGCATACGAGGAGCCCGAACTCAACCTGTACGCGCTGCACGACAGCGTCGGAACACCGTTCCTGCTGCTCGCGGGGATGGAACCGGACCTGCGCTGGGAGCGGTTCATCACCGCTGTGCGGCTACTGGCCGAGCGGCTCGGGGTGCGGCGGGTGATCGGCCTGGGCACCATCCCGATGGCCGTGCCACACACCCGCCCGATCACGATGACGGCGCACTCCAACGACAAGGAGCTGATCTCCGAGCACACGCCGTGGGTCGGCGAGGTGCAGGTGCCGGGCAGCGTGTCCAACCTGTTGGAGTTCCGGATGGCCCAGCACGGACACGAGGTCGTCGGGTTCACCGTGCACGTGCCTCACTATCTGGCGCAGACGGACTATCCGACCGCCGCCGAGGCGCTGCTTGCCGAAGTCGCCAGGAGCGCCTCCCTGCAACTCCCGCTGGCGGGGCTGGCGCAGGCCGCCGCCGAGGTCCACGACAAGATCAACGAGCAGGTCGAGGCCAGCAGCGAAGTCGCGCAAGTGGTGGAGGCGCTGGAACGCCAATACGACGCCTTCGTCGCCGCCCAGGAGAACCGGTCGCTGCTGGCGCGCGACGAGGATCTGCCAAGCGGCGACGAACTCGGCGCCGAGTTCGAGCGGTTCCTTGCCCAACAGGCGGACAAACGCCAAGACGACGACTCCGCATAG
- the sthA gene encoding Si-specific NAD(P)(+) transhydrogenase — translation MVEYDLVVIGSGPGGQKAAIAAAKLGKSVAVVERGRMLGGVCVNTGTIPSKTLREAVVYLTGMSQRELYGASYRVKEKITPADLLARTQHVIGKEQDVVRSQLMRNRIDLIQGHGRFVDAHTVLVEEPTRGERTTVTGEHIVIATGTKPARPTGVEFDEERVLDSDGILDLKSLPATMVVVGAGVIGIEYASMFAALGTKVTVVEKRDNMLEFCDPEIIEALKFHLRDLAVTFRFGEEVTAVDVGAAGTVTTLASGKQIPAETVMYSAGRQGQTDHLDLANAGLEADNRGRIFVDDNFQTKVDHIYAVGDVIGFPALAATSMDQGRLAAYHAFGEPCACMPELQPIGIYSIPEVSYVGATEVDLTKDAIPYEVGVSRYRELARGQIAGDSYGMLKLLVSTEDLKLLGVHIFGTSATEMVHIGQAVMGCGGTVEYLVDAVFNYPTFSEAYKVAALDVMNKLRALNQFKS, via the coding sequence ATGGTTGAGTACGACCTCGTCGTGATCGGTTCGGGTCCCGGCGGGCAAAAAGCCGCGATCGCGGCGGCGAAGCTCGGCAAGTCGGTCGCCGTCGTTGAGCGCGGCCGGATGCTCGGCGGGGTTTGCGTCAACACCGGGACCATTCCGTCGAAAACCCTGCGCGAGGCCGTCGTCTACCTCACCGGCATGAGCCAGCGCGAACTGTACGGCGCGAGCTATCGGGTGAAGGAGAAGATCACCCCCGCCGATCTGCTGGCCCGCACCCAGCACGTCATCGGCAAGGAACAGGACGTCGTGCGGTCGCAGTTGATGCGCAACCGCATCGACCTGATCCAGGGCCACGGCCGGTTCGTCGATGCGCACACGGTGCTGGTCGAGGAGCCCACCCGCGGTGAGCGCACCACCGTCACCGGCGAGCACATCGTCATCGCCACCGGCACCAAACCGGCCCGTCCGACCGGTGTCGAATTCGACGAGGAACGGGTGCTGGACTCAGACGGCATCCTCGACCTGAAGTCGTTGCCCGCCACGATGGTGGTAGTCGGCGCCGGCGTGATCGGCATCGAGTACGCGTCGATGTTCGCCGCGCTCGGCACGAAGGTCACCGTCGTCGAAAAGCGCGACAACATGCTGGAATTTTGCGATCCGGAGATCATCGAGGCGCTGAAGTTCCACCTGCGCGACTTGGCGGTGACGTTCCGGTTCGGCGAAGAGGTGACCGCTGTCGACGTCGGCGCGGCGGGCACCGTCACCACACTCGCCAGCGGCAAGCAGATCCCGGCCGAGACGGTGATGTATTCCGCTGGGCGCCAAGGCCAAACCGACCACCTGGACCTGGCCAACGCCGGACTGGAGGCCGACAACCGAGGCAGGATCTTCGTCGACGACAACTTCCAGACCAAGGTCGACCACATCTACGCCGTCGGCGACGTGATCGGTTTCCCCGCGCTGGCCGCCACGTCGATGGACCAGGGTCGGCTCGCGGCCTATCACGCGTTCGGCGAACCGTGCGCCTGCATGCCCGAACTGCAGCCGATCGGCATCTACTCGATTCCGGAGGTGTCCTACGTCGGCGCCACCGAGGTCGACCTGACGAAAGACGCGATCCCGTACGAGGTCGGTGTGTCCCGGTACCGCGAACTCGCGCGCGGCCAGATCGCAGGCGACTCCTACGGCATGCTCAAGCTACTGGTGTCCACCGAGGACCTGAAGTTGTTGGGCGTGCACATCTTTGGCACCAGCGCCACCGAGATGGTGCACATCGGCCAGGCCGTGATGGGCTGTGGCGGTACGGTCGAATACCTCGTCGATGCGGTGTTCAACTACCCGACGTTCTCGGAGGCCTACAAGGTGGCCGCGCTCGACGTGATGAACAAGCTGCGGGCACTGAACCAGTTCAAGAGCTAG
- a CDS encoding PhzF family phenazine biosynthesis protein: MAIDVTVLRVFTDQDGNYGNPLGVVDASQAAPAERQRIATQLGYSETIFIDVPSEGGTSAQARIYTPATELPFAGHPTVGASWWLRDRGTPVHTLRVPAGIVQVTYEGDVTAVSARSEWAPEFAIYDLASTEELFAADPDDYPDDIQNYLWTWLDRDRGAIRSRMFAANLGVPEDEATGAAAVRITDYLSRDLYILQGKGSVIETRWSPEGWVRIAGRVVNDGVKQID; encoded by the coding sequence ATGGCCATCGACGTGACAGTGCTGCGCGTTTTCACCGACCAGGACGGCAACTACGGCAACCCGCTTGGCGTCGTGGACGCCAGCCAGGCTGCGCCTGCCGAGCGGCAGCGGATAGCCACCCAATTGGGTTACAGCGAAACGATATTCATCGATGTGCCGAGCGAAGGCGGCACCTCGGCGCAGGCCCGCATCTACACACCGGCCACGGAGTTGCCGTTCGCAGGGCATCCGACCGTGGGCGCGTCGTGGTGGCTGCGCGATCGCGGCACGCCGGTGCACACGCTGCGGGTGCCCGCCGGAATCGTGCAGGTGACCTACGAGGGCGACGTGACCGCCGTCAGCGCCCGCTCGGAATGGGCGCCGGAGTTCGCGATCTACGACCTGGCGTCGACCGAGGAACTGTTCGCCGCCGACCCGGACGACTACCCCGACGACATCCAGAACTATCTGTGGACGTGGCTCGACCGCGACCGCGGCGCGATCCGGTCGCGGATGTTCGCCGCGAATCTGGGCGTGCCCGAGGACGAAGCCACCGGGGCCGCGGCGGTGCGCATCACCGACTACCTCAGCCGCGACCTGTACATCCTGCAGGGCAAGGGCTCGGTCATCGAGACCCGATGGAGCCCTGAGGGTTGGGTGCGCATCGCGGGCCGCGTCGTCAACGACGGCGTCAAGCAGATCGACTGA
- a CDS encoding LGFP repeat-containing protein yields MKGLRSARRTGLGRLAVGLLAAAALVSAAPSAWATPQDDADAAITAAWQAAGGDTGPLGPKDGGVYPAGDGFGQNFPGGKIFFTPATGAHVMTGAILDKYMSLGGPADSDLGFPTIDEGAGKAEGSRNTTFSAPDNPVIFWTPDTGARVVRGPINAAWDKLGGSAGQLGVPSDDETYRGNLVTQKFTGGEVTYDRKAKTFTTVPPELAGQLADLQIPDDPTSAINAARRAAGGPLGPLGAAQGEPYKIGADGLGQNFAGGKIFYSPATGANVVTGQVLAKYESVGGPQGDLGLPTSSEDDGGLPNSRISTFSAKDEPVIFWTPDYGAVIVRGPMNAAWQKLGGATGPLGAPVADQTGSGNVTTQRFSGGVVSWDRAKRSFSTEPANLASQLTGLQVPGLDAPQAPPANPQASETKGRNWFTWSWWWLLAIIPVLVLIGLVAFAAMRNRRGGRDDDVFDAEDDEFGAPHDDQSAELFSARYAQEGQPTPGSPWEPPHAPEPESDDEADTTREPATTPDAVEALAAQEDQDDTDEVDTTPTQVPTSAQRDPLTDTGRHARIEVDEPSPNGTALHLPLDDPGEAPDGYPIKADTRTGLYWVPGSTLYDEARAEIWFVSEELARTNGFVRAN; encoded by the coding sequence ATGAAGGGCCTGCGGAGCGCTCGCCGCACAGGGTTGGGCCGGCTGGCGGTCGGGTTGCTCGCCGCCGCCGCGCTCGTCTCGGCGGCACCCAGCGCATGGGCGACTCCTCAAGACGATGCCGACGCCGCGATCACCGCCGCCTGGCAGGCCGCGGGCGGGGACACCGGCCCGCTCGGCCCGAAGGACGGCGGCGTTTATCCGGCCGGTGACGGCTTCGGTCAGAACTTCCCCGGCGGCAAGATCTTCTTCACCCCCGCCACCGGCGCCCACGTGATGACGGGCGCGATCCTGGACAAGTACATGTCGCTGGGTGGGCCCGCCGACAGCGATCTCGGGTTCCCGACCATCGACGAGGGCGCCGGGAAGGCCGAGGGCAGCCGCAACACCACGTTCAGCGCGCCGGACAATCCGGTCATCTTCTGGACGCCCGACACCGGCGCGCGGGTCGTCCGCGGACCGATCAACGCCGCATGGGACAAGCTCGGCGGCTCGGCAGGCCAGCTCGGGGTGCCCAGCGACGACGAGACGTACCGCGGCAATCTGGTGACGCAGAAGTTCACCGGTGGCGAGGTGACCTACGACAGGAAGGCGAAGACCTTCACCACGGTGCCGCCCGAGCTGGCCGGCCAACTCGCCGATCTGCAAATCCCCGACGACCCGACGTCGGCGATCAACGCGGCGCGGCGCGCCGCCGGGGGGCCGCTGGGCCCGCTGGGCGCCGCCCAGGGCGAGCCGTACAAGATCGGCGCTGACGGGCTCGGCCAGAACTTCGCGGGCGGCAAGATCTTCTACAGTCCGGCGACGGGTGCGAACGTCGTCACCGGTCAGGTGCTGGCGAAATACGAAAGCGTCGGTGGACCCCAGGGCGATCTCGGCCTGCCCACCTCCAGTGAGGACGACGGCGGCCTGCCCAACAGCCGGATCAGCACGTTCTCCGCCAAGGACGAGCCGGTCATCTTCTGGACCCCCGACTACGGCGCCGTCATCGTCCGCGGGCCGATGAACGCCGCATGGCAGAAACTGGGCGGCGCCACGGGCCCGTTGGGTGCCCCCGTGGCCGACCAGACCGGCAGTGGCAACGTGACCACCCAGCGGTTCAGCGGCGGCGTGGTGTCGTGGGATCGCGCCAAGAGATCGTTCAGCACTGAGCCCGCCAATCTGGCCTCGCAACTCACTGGGCTGCAAGTGCCCGGCCTGGACGCGCCGCAGGCGCCACCCGCGAACCCCCAGGCCTCGGAGACCAAGGGCAGGAACTGGTTCACGTGGAGTTGGTGGTGGCTGCTGGCCATCATCCCGGTGCTGGTGTTGATCGGGCTGGTGGCTTTCGCGGCCATGCGGAACCGACGCGGCGGGCGCGACGACGACGTCTTCGACGCCGAGGACGACGAGTTCGGCGCGCCGCACGACGACCAGTCCGCCGAGCTGTTCAGCGCGCGCTACGCCCAGGAGGGCCAGCCGACGCCGGGCAGCCCGTGGGAACCCCCGCACGCCCCCGAGCCAGAGTCCGACGACGAAGCCGATACCACCAGGGAACCGGCGACGACACCGGACGCCGTGGAAGCCCTTGCGGCGCAAGAGGATCAAGACGATACCGACGAGGTCGACACCACGCCGACGCAGGTGCCCACGTCGGCCCAACGCGATCCGCTGACCGACACCGGACGGCACGCCCGCATCGAGGTCGACGAGCCGTCGCCCAACGGCACCGCATTGCATCTGCCGCTCGACGATCCCGGTGAGGCCCCCGACGGCTACCCGATCAAAGCCGACACCCGAACCGGGTTGTACTGGGTGCCGGGCAGCACGCTCTACGACGAGGCCCGCGCCGAAATCTGGTTCGTCAGCGAAGAACTCGCCCGCACCAACGGGTTCGTCCGCGCCAACTAG
- a CDS encoding alpha/beta fold hydrolase, which translates to MTARKANLRSVRELTPSLQFRTIHGYRRAFRVAGSGPALLLIHGIGDNSTTWSTVQTKLAQRFTVIAPDLLGHGQSDKPRADYSVAAYANGMRDLLSVLDVDNVTVVGHSLGGGVAMQFAYQFPQLVDRLILVGAGGVTKDVNIALRLASLPMASEALALLRLPLVLPALQATGRIAGGVLGSTGLGRDLPDVLRILADLPEPTASSAFARTLRAVVDWRGQVVTMLDRCYLTQSVPVQLIWGSHDSVIPVSHAHMAHAAMPGSQLEIFEGSGHFPFHDDPDRFVEVVEKFIDSTDPAVYDQDYLRGLLRAGISEDTLSGPVDTRVAVLDAMGADERSAT; encoded by the coding sequence ATGACCGCGCGTAAGGCGAACCTACGCTCGGTGCGGGAACTGACGCCGTCATTGCAGTTCCGCACCATCCACGGATACCGGCGCGCGTTCCGGGTGGCCGGTTCCGGGCCGGCGCTGTTGTTGATTCACGGCATCGGCGACAACTCCACCACGTGGAGCACGGTGCAGACCAAGTTGGCACAGCGGTTCACCGTCATCGCGCCCGACCTGTTGGGGCACGGCCAGTCCGACAAACCGCGCGCCGACTACTCGGTGGCCGCCTACGCCAACGGCATGCGCGACCTGCTGTCGGTGCTCGACGTCGACAACGTCACGGTGGTCGGCCATTCGCTGGGCGGCGGCGTAGCAATGCAATTCGCTTACCAGTTCCCGCAATTGGTCGATCGGCTGATTCTTGTCGGCGCGGGCGGGGTGACCAAGGACGTCAACATCGCGTTGCGGCTCGCGTCGCTGCCGATGGCCAGCGAGGCGCTGGCGCTGCTGCGCCTGCCGTTGGTGTTGCCCGCGTTGCAGGCGACGGGCCGCATCGCCGGTGGTGTGCTGGGCTCCACCGGCCTCGGCCGGGATCTGCCGGACGTACTGCGGATTCTGGCCGATCTGCCGGAACCGACCGCCTCGTCGGCGTTTGCACGCACACTGCGCGCCGTGGTCGACTGGCGCGGTCAGGTGGTCACCATGCTGGACCGATGTTATTTGACCCAATCCGTTCCCGTGCAATTGATTTGGGGCAGCCATGACTCGGTGATCCCGGTGAGCCACGCCCACATGGCGCACGCCGCGATGCCCGGTTCTCAGCTGGAGATCTTCGAGGGTTCCGGCCATTTCCCGTTCCATGACGATCCCGACCGCTTCGTGGAAGTCGTCGAGAAGTTCATCGATTCCACCGATCCGGCGGTGTACGACCAGGACTACCTGCGCGGCCTACTGCGCGCCGGCATCAGCGAAGACACCCTCTCCGGACCCGTCGACACCCGGGTCGCCGTCCTCGACGCGATGGGCGCCGACGAGCGCAGCGCCACGTGA
- the nrdR gene encoding transcriptional regulator NrdR, translated as MHCPFCRHPDSRVVDSRETDEGQAIRRRRSCPECGRRFTTVETAVLAVVKRSGVTEPFSREKVVRGVRRACQGRQVDDDALNLLAQKVEDAVRATGSPEVQSHEVGLAILGPLRELDEVAYLRFASVYRSFESAEDFEREIEALRAARTIPAKS; from the coding sequence ATGCACTGTCCGTTCTGCCGTCATCCCGATTCCCGGGTGGTGGATTCCCGCGAAACCGATGAAGGCCAGGCCATCCGGCGGCGCAGGTCGTGCCCGGAGTGCGGTAGGCGATTCACCACCGTCGAGACCGCGGTGCTGGCGGTCGTCAAGCGCAGCGGCGTCACCGAACCGTTCAGCCGCGAGAAGGTCGTCCGCGGTGTGCGGCGGGCATGCCAGGGTCGGCAGGTCGACGACGATGCGCTGAACCTGCTCGCGCAGAAGGTGGAGGACGCGGTCCGCGCCACCGGTTCCCCCGAGGTGCAGAGCCACGAGGTGGGGCTGGCCATTCTCGGCCCGCTGCGCGAACTCGACGAGGTCGCCTATCTGCGGTTCGCGTCGGTGTACCGATCTTTCGAATCGGCAGAAGACTTCGAGCGGGAGATCGAGGCGCTGCGGGCGGCGCGCACCATCCCCGCCAAGAGTTGA
- a CDS encoding LysM peptidoglycan-binding domain-containing protein: MTILDTREIQTDSVCRPVARPGYRVADARRRPRSNRPATAPMRYRGTGVLMSRASHRRRPITPATTVFLALVAAGITVWLGLVAQFGGVSGADAPVPARLAVIQVQTGETLAQVAHRVAPDAPVADVVDRIRELNQLDSAALDAGQTLIAPVA, translated from the coding sequence ATGACCATCCTCGACACCCGAGAAATTCAGACGGATTCGGTGTGCAGGCCGGTGGCCCGGCCCGGCTACCGAGTGGCCGATGCCCGGCGGCGGCCGCGGTCGAACCGGCCGGCCACCGCGCCGATGCGCTACCGCGGCACCGGTGTGCTGATGTCGCGGGCGTCGCATCGCAGGCGCCCCATCACCCCAGCGACCACGGTGTTTCTCGCGCTCGTCGCGGCGGGCATCACCGTTTGGCTGGGTCTGGTCGCCCAATTCGGCGGCGTCTCGGGTGCCGATGCGCCGGTGCCGGCCCGGCTCGCGGTGATTCAGGTGCAGACGGGGGAGACGCTTGCCCAGGTCGCGCACCGGGTCGCCCCCGACGCGCCGGTCGCCGACGTGGTGGATCGCATCCGTGAGCTCAACCAGTTGGACTCGGCGGCGCTCGACGCCGGCCAGACCCTCATCGCCCCGGTCGCGTGA